Proteins encoded by one window of Teretinema zuelzerae:
- a CDS encoding DUF4097 family beta strand repeat-containing protein, with product MRGNSPLDGLGKGFVLLVVGAVLVAVGLSMGGRWPGFMHWRFDRSGDGFSFERGWERSWGSADDAEEADISRVEIIEGVLPSGLEKIDVSLAAGSLVIRSGDSSAWRALDFPSDGIRTDSDDDSFSFEERDWKGRFSSRQGFRMPKLEITLGPEIRLQDVHLELGAGNVELSDLETLRFSLENGAGSVAGRNITAGSAALETAAGSVVLTAASFDSARIETGAGRLQFEGSLGDRSSVSTGMGSVGMKLSGGADRYFIRFERGLGSVSIDGKSWNGAGNGTAGDSSAPATVNLKTGLGSIRIDF from the coding sequence ATGAGAGGTAATTCGCCCCTGGACGGGCTCGGAAAAGGCTTTGTTCTTCTGGTTGTCGGCGCCGTTCTCGTCGCTGTCGGATTATCGATGGGCGGCCGATGGCCCGGCTTCATGCACTGGCGTTTCGACCGCTCGGGCGACGGGTTCAGCTTCGAGCGCGGCTGGGAGAGATCCTGGGGGAGCGCCGACGACGCCGAAGAGGCGGACATAAGCCGGGTGGAAATCATCGAGGGCGTTCTTCCTTCAGGTCTTGAGAAAATCGACGTCTCGCTCGCCGCCGGCAGTTTGGTCATCCGTTCAGGAGACTCGAGCGCTTGGCGTGCTCTGGACTTTCCCTCGGACGGCATCAGGACCGACTCCGACGACGACTCCTTTTCTTTCGAAGAGCGGGACTGGAAGGGCCGATTCTCCTCGAGGCAGGGGTTCAGGATGCCGAAACTGGAAATCACTCTGGGTCCTGAGATACGCTTGCAGGATGTTCATCTGGAACTCGGAGCCGGCAACGTGGAACTCTCGGACTTGGAGACGCTCCGCTTCTCCCTGGAAAATGGAGCGGGTTCAGTTGCCGGCAGAAATATTACCGCCGGCAGCGCGGCTCTCGAAACAGCCGCCGGCTCCGTCGTGTTGACCGCCGCGTCCTTCGACTCCGCCCGCATCGAAACCGGCGCCGGGCGCCTTCAGTTCGAAGGCAGCTTGGGCGACCGCAGCTCGGTCTCTACCGGCATGGGTTCCGTCGGGATGAAGCTTTCAGGCGGCGCGGACCGCTACTTCATCAGGTTCGAGCGCGGACTCGGTTCCGTGAGCATCGACGGAAAATCCTGGAACGGCGCCGGGAACGGGACTGCCGGAGATTCTTCTGCTCCCGCAACGGTGAATTTGAAAACCGGCCTCGGTTCCATCAGAATCGATTTTTAA